One stretch of Haloprofundus halophilus DNA includes these proteins:
- a CDS encoding ParA family protein gives MTETPRGWGVTPSTGIPTIAFGNQKGGTGKTTATINSAAALATRDHDVLAIDMDPQADMTKGLGLGPGDDNDPSSPKNELPNTLVTDDENLLDVLVDNPRTHDTSLSEIVIEADEYDHLNFDLIPSHKDMGLARDWMDDANARLSLKLALEEMVDDGYNYDFIVVDCPPDLSVLTDAAFIAAQNVFLAAQTQATSRDALDDLWDQLESIEDNQQIEIAIVGLLANMYRDDGQSQKFLNSFDESFASMAPIFKLPMRVAIQRAWDNGRDIFGWEDANDQQVERDLFLEIAETMERAFDKTQVEA, from the coding sequence ATGACCGAGACACCTCGTGGATGGGGCGTCACCCCATCGACTGGCATCCCCACGATCGCCTTCGGCAACCAGAAAGGCGGAACCGGAAAAACAACGGCGACGATCAACAGTGCCGCGGCGCTGGCCACTCGCGACCACGATGTTCTTGCAATCGATATGGACCCACAAGCCGACATGACGAAAGGGCTTGGACTTGGTCCGGGCGACGACAACGATCCGTCAAGCCCGAAGAACGAACTCCCCAACACACTAGTCACCGATGACGAGAACCTGCTCGACGTACTCGTCGACAATCCGCGCACGCACGATACTAGTCTTTCAGAGATCGTGATCGAAGCCGACGAATACGACCATCTGAACTTCGATCTGATTCCCAGTCACAAGGACATGGGCCTTGCTCGAGATTGGATGGACGATGCGAATGCCCGCCTCTCACTGAAACTCGCCCTCGAAGAGATGGTTGACGACGGATACAACTACGATTTTATCGTAGTCGATTGCCCTCCCGACCTCTCAGTCCTGACGGACGCGGCCTTCATCGCGGCTCAAAACGTCTTCCTGGCTGCACAGACCCAAGCAACATCACGGGATGCACTTGACGACCTATGGGACCAGCTGGAGTCCATCGAGGACAACCAGCAGATCGAGATCGCAATCGTCGGACTCCTGGCGAATATGTACCGGGACGACGGTCAGTCACAGAAATTCCTCAACTCCTTCGACGAGTCCTTCGCGTCGATGGCACCGATTTTCAAACTCCCGATGCGAGTAGCGATCCAGCGTGCGTGGGACAACGGACGAGATATTTTCGGGTGGGAAGACGCGAACGACCAACAAGTAGAGCGTGACCTCTTCCTGGAAATTGCAGAGACGATGGAACGAGCGTTTGACAAAACGCAGGTGGAGGCGTAA
- a CDS encoding transposase, which produces MSVTQPTESPFDHDRYFTFTVNDETHNGSIHFLTHYAGKPDFVEVLRSAFFRDESYGDDRADWHRNTTSFYAWVKAHMLRLAWDCREKFLSYFLRSFPNVCRDFGFPVEHDRDTSGAPSQSRLWEMWNKEFTEVQREFVRTATEEALAFAREQGIPAPDPVFRPEERDISSKRSEQRLVAEKTIEVWKQAKPFVTDAFYLNRADNTVVHENAFWEQHAYMGMRENMYAQSGQHSFYIDSQRDRTPSASNHRYQIGKLTAEETRSMLHETNRMLIAHARHNAELVGKLVAAIDITKGNPWTGKIERDEDGNITEDWILGYKDGEVYYQWATIQIVGYDIPLVLDAVPVKRGTARADIVDNLLENALDLVGNIELVMMDRGFDSEGVKDACDKHGVRYLNGARKRESEKATCTRLRRAGKTVHIEEETVASGPTRKRMYLPSSANVFEAEDEEGEEDEGGPDIREEMREELADLGIELGEEDTSHGFSTLMEELREEEENEPTVGSKQDAQAYALFETNHPSVTLNDDDSEVERIHMVERMVRRYRHRWGIENGYKQIKTFRVRTTSKRHTYRFFNFVFACVLYNVWRLVDLLVKLAIEGENATYAPRVDANQFLTVAKKYYGLDPPD; this is translated from the coding sequence GTGTCGGTCACTCAGCCTACTGAATCTCCGTTTGACCACGACAGGTACTTTACGTTCACCGTCAACGACGAGACCCACAACGGGAGTATCCATTTCCTCACCCATTACGCCGGGAAACCCGATTTCGTCGAAGTACTTCGGAGCGCCTTCTTCCGAGATGAGTCCTACGGCGACGACCGCGCCGACTGGCATCGGAACACCACATCATTCTACGCGTGGGTAAAGGCCCATATGCTCCGACTTGCATGGGACTGCCGCGAAAAGTTCCTCAGCTACTTCCTTCGCTCGTTTCCCAACGTCTGCCGTGACTTCGGTTTCCCGGTCGAACACGACCGCGATACGAGCGGTGCGCCGAGCCAGTCGCGTCTCTGGGAGATGTGGAACAAGGAGTTCACCGAGGTACAGCGCGAGTTCGTGCGGACGGCCACCGAGGAAGCCCTCGCCTTCGCTCGTGAGCAAGGCATTCCGGCCCCCGACCCAGTGTTCCGACCAGAAGAACGAGACATCTCCTCGAAGCGGAGTGAACAGCGGCTTGTCGCAGAGAAGACGATTGAGGTCTGGAAGCAGGCCAAGCCGTTCGTCACAGATGCGTTCTATCTGAACCGAGCAGACAACACTGTGGTTCACGAGAACGCGTTCTGGGAACAGCACGCCTACATGGGAATGCGCGAGAATATGTACGCCCAGAGCGGCCAGCACTCCTTCTATATCGACTCCCAGCGCGACCGCACACCAAGTGCGTCGAACCACCGTTACCAGATAGGGAAACTCACCGCCGAGGAGACGCGCTCGATGCTCCACGAAACCAACCGGATGCTCATCGCTCACGCTCGCCACAACGCCGAACTCGTCGGCAAACTCGTGGCCGCAATCGACATCACGAAGGGCAACCCGTGGACGGGCAAAATCGAGCGCGACGAGGACGGAAACATCACTGAGGACTGGATTCTCGGCTACAAAGACGGTGAAGTGTACTATCAGTGGGCCACCATCCAGATTGTCGGATACGATATTCCGCTCGTGCTGGACGCGGTTCCAGTCAAGCGCGGGACTGCGCGGGCCGACATCGTGGACAACCTGCTGGAGAACGCTCTCGACCTTGTGGGGAACATCGAACTCGTAATGATGGACAGAGGGTTCGACAGCGAGGGCGTGAAGGACGCCTGTGACAAGCACGGGGTCCGCTACCTGAACGGCGCACGGAAGCGCGAATCTGAGAAGGCGACGTGTACCCGACTCCGCCGTGCTGGGAAGACAGTTCACATCGAAGAAGAAACGGTCGCAAGTGGCCCGACTCGTAAGCGAATGTACCTCCCGTCAAGTGCGAACGTCTTCGAGGCAGAGGACGAGGAGGGCGAAGAAGATGAAGGTGGGCCAGACATCCGAGAGGAGATGCGTGAAGAACTCGCTGACCTCGGCATCGAACTGGGCGAAGAGGATACCTCGCACGGGTTCAGCACCCTCATGGAAGAACTGCGAGAAGAGGAAGAGAACGAGCCAACCGTGGGGAGTAAGCAGGACGCACAGGCGTACGCGTTGTTCGAGACGAACCATCCCAGCGTGACGCTGAATGACGATGATAGCGAGGTCGAGCGCATCCATATGGTTGAACGGATGGTTCGCCGCTACCGCCATCGCTGGGGAATCGAGAACGGCTACAAGCAAATTAAGACGTTCCGCGTCCGTACGACGAGCAAACGCCACACGTATCGGTTCTTCAACTTCGTGTTCGCGTGCGTGCTGTACAACGTCTGGCGGCTCGTGGACTTGCTGGTGAAACTCGCTATCGAAGGTGAGAACGCGACGTACGCGCCGCGTGTGGACGCCAATCAGTTCCTGACGGTGGCGAAGAAGTACTACGGCCTCGACCCGCCAGATTAA
- a CDS encoding tyrosine-type recombinase/integrase has translation MSRSDAEQESETDAERVPSFEGVRWTSYSLEDFTDLYWEEIAPCLETEGIDPTSEKPTHQWFRDHDARAFLAALRRHHDRSFGEFWNEDLDLGDDEEGYTWATSNDATIDALEQFLNRRKSRYSLASSSVDALRTRLNLYVRAYQEANGTDDLLTPIQRDQENPAYEAVDAVYAAFDWLNEGAEREYSAQTLQRVRRVVDAWYQHLVGRRVASMNPASGLYDEFKWEVEDSPTPSLSANHIRKLMQASGTTREELLVVALAGWGLRASEVAALHISQFQRDVHEDDVPFITFENRKNGPGEVSLLYGMDVLDSRIDELAEDDTWTGYLFPSSQGETPYATRDTIRNWFQNLALEADLPERIGGERPSPQLCRRFWYDTYTAVLEGVLEGVDEIAAEQGSSDPRVVMQNYLSDSRSRRVRREFMRDQLNAAFGERT, from the coding sequence ATGAGTCGATCGGACGCCGAACAGGAGAGCGAGACCGACGCTGAGCGAGTGCCATCATTCGAGGGAGTCCGATGGACCTCGTATTCGCTCGAGGACTTCACGGACCTGTACTGGGAAGAGATTGCCCCCTGCCTCGAAACAGAGGGTATCGATCCAACGAGCGAGAAACCAACCCACCAGTGGTTTCGAGATCACGATGCGCGGGCGTTCCTCGCCGCTCTCCGTCGCCATCACGACCGCTCGTTTGGAGAGTTCTGGAACGAGGATCTCGATCTCGGGGACGATGAAGAAGGCTACACATGGGCAACATCGAATGATGCAACAATCGACGCCCTCGAACAGTTCCTCAACCGGCGAAAATCACGGTACAGTCTGGCGTCGTCTTCTGTTGACGCTCTGCGAACGCGACTGAACCTCTACGTACGTGCCTACCAGGAGGCGAACGGGACGGACGACCTCCTCACACCGATTCAACGGGACCAAGAGAATCCAGCCTACGAAGCCGTTGACGCGGTCTATGCAGCATTTGACTGGTTGAATGAGGGAGCAGAGCGGGAATACAGTGCCCAGACTCTCCAGCGGGTGCGGCGCGTCGTCGACGCGTGGTATCAGCATCTGGTCGGGCGGCGGGTCGCCTCGATGAACCCTGCCAGCGGCCTCTACGACGAATTCAAGTGGGAAGTCGAAGATTCCCCGACTCCTTCGCTTTCAGCGAATCATATTCGGAAACTGATGCAGGCATCGGGGACGACGCGAGAAGAGCTGCTCGTGGTAGCATTAGCTGGCTGGGGACTTCGAGCAAGTGAGGTCGCAGCACTCCATATCTCGCAGTTCCAGCGCGACGTTCACGAAGACGACGTCCCCTTCATCACGTTCGAGAACCGCAAGAATGGGCCCGGCGAAGTGTCTCTATTGTACGGAATGGACGTGCTCGACTCCCGAATCGACGAGCTAGCGGAAGACGATACGTGGACTGGATACCTGTTCCCCTCCTCACAGGGAGAAACGCCGTACGCGACCCGCGATACAATCCGAAATTGGTTCCAAAATCTTGCATTGGAAGCAGATCTCCCCGAGCGGATTGGGGGTGAACGACCAAGTCCACAGCTCTGTCGTCGATTCTGGTACGATACCTATACAGCAGTCCTCGAAGGCGTTCTCGAAGGTGTCGACGAAATCGCTGCAGAGCAGGGTAGTAGTGATCCTCGGGTGGTGATGCAAAATTACCTGTCTGACTCGCGTTCTCGTCGAGTCCGACGAGAGTTCATGCGAGACCAGCTCAACGCAGCTTTCGGAGAGAGAACGTAA